In Drosophila simulans strain w501 chromosome X, Prin_Dsim_3.1, whole genome shotgun sequence, one DNA window encodes the following:
- the LOC6726297 gene encoding ras GTPase-activating protein raskol isoform X11, with protein sequence MGRRTYLSRSSTISYPSRIEGWLDVCETEGELTRLIKTLPWGPLYCVLQQDDQTFTAYCSEEISLGDVCYEDIPRVRLDRVRRPAKALWDGPPTLAEENEDSDSCVGGSGGMSGINDIVLNTTLYSELDTSYEKACRRGSAPTTPILGSKQHQTEHNATSRFTNFFSKKSNPLKRTKSVTKLERTKRGSGGLRGSRSHESLLSSHAVMSTIDLSCTGAVGVAPVHQSVLGRRHCFQVRGGPRGERYYSCGSRQERDLWIYSLRKSIAPNAEHTRRTDNSLKMWVYEAKNLPPKKRYFCELQLDKTLYGRTSVKLQTDLLFWGEHFDFPDIPEINVITVNVFREVDKKKKRDKYQFVGSVKIPVHDVTSRLPCEQWYPILSDKAGDSLGRTSGGGGSGSKDKEQLPTLRIKCRFQSTDILPINVYANFLAYLKENYKRVCETLEPVIGVKAKEDIGQALVLLMHAQGLAGAFLTDVVALDLLRVGDQRLTFRGNSLATKSMEAFLKLTGEQYLQDTLSAPINELIQSERDCEVDPTKTSGSSAGSLQRQQAALRGAVRGAWQCIFESHKHFPAQLRNCFATFRERLQQLGRQDMADNLISASIFLRFLCPAILSPSLFNITSELPSARATRNLTLVAKTLQTLANFTRFQGKENFMEFLNDFLEQEAARMQQFLEIISTRPEHPAPDSILDWAGYIDQGKQLSILHSLLSESLAKLPEARQHELDPLQHILDEISRAKEHGMGTALPGGYLPATSSTHSIASENQENRNPGSSGSHTGSNSEQLLPQQSQLAQPQHAIVSKPLSAERGIMRGVLTPNSLEKNIFRYNDPTVNGLLQQQQQQQQQQQQQQQHQQLQQHGHQQQPHHQHPLQMLSNSQTSIAGNQYMSSPGGLQHAQSQTSMASSSLNGSSSNLLHGHQQHAHHPQQLHPHHCPPAPQTSASSTMERMDRMNYPYMSHNGNDYETSTPSSTRSRTLPRNGNPNANGNVGSSNNNQSGSYDDMHGEFQIQISGFDTSSAFVCKSPTPMMKSSLGPAGAGRSHHKLNLGIPDHSGGYVRGNNMNPNSNMPKNLEDLDDLFKYAEEHDVAEPANHHHNNQGQQNHQGHLKPAAVPGKEQLSAKSSHCSSGYQSISTNPSPSQSSSPVESQLKAAMGSHNAPLAFKNPSYQLQPQTGSSRSSAQGNPHQQQQQQQFGSRLKPIGGGLVAARAAFLNSGGALEAATLTPSSSDEQLSADNYFSYAAAAAAGAGIATKLEAQRSLSGGSSSSTSASASTSNLGKSGGSSAYGRLNGPLKREDVYGSGYGGSSGNVGYGLSTSSAAGHHQHPHQQQQNPMQQQQQRERDQELKQYAGSVAGSVGSGTSAAQRRLSLDSARTLSDSSTDTEGHCNQLQEGKRRRQLRSSGGSGGGGAGSEQGLGKSYDQNGEIQLLQQTLDTLCHTLDRDEAELRDSSDELFGLQRPAGSNGSNNLSLQSESTMRSIIDSFFQSSCRLITMEEELRREQLKMSLALSHKQRVIEEQGQQIAALDAANSRLLSALTALRQRYETQQQQQQQHQAPPKTQKPQ encoded by the exons ATACGTCCTATGAGAAGGCGTGCCGCCGTGGATCAGCGCCCACCACGCCCATTTTGGGCAGCAAACAGCACCAGACGGAGCACAATGCCACCTCGCGTTTCACCAACTTCTTTTCCAAAAA ATCCAATCCTTTGAAGCGGACCAAGTCGGTGACCAAGCTGGAGCGGACCAAGCGCGGATCCGGCGGACTGAGGGGCTCCCGCTCGCACGAGAGTTTGCTGTCCAGTCACGCCGTCATGTCCACCATAG ATCTCTCGTGCActggggcggtgggcgtggcgcccGTGCACCAGTCGGTTCTGGGACGTCGTCACTGTTTCCAGGTACGGGGCGGGCCTCGTGGCGAGCGGTACTACTCATGCGGATCGCGCCAGGAGCGCGACCTTTGGATCTACTCGCTGCGCAAGTCGATCGCTCCGAATGCAGAGCACACGCGTCGCACGGACAACTCGCTGAAGATGTGGGTGTACGAGGCGAAGAATCTGCCGCCCAAGAAGCGTTACTTTTGCGAACTGCAACTGGACAAGACGCTGTACGGCCGGACTTCGGTGAAGCTGCAGACGGATCTGCTGTTTTGGGGAGAGCACTTCGATTTCCCCGACATACCCGAGATTAATGTGATCACTGTAAACGTTTTCCGTGAGGTGGACAAGAAGAAAAAGCGGGACAAATACCAGTTTGTGGGATCGGTGAAGATACCCGTGCACGATGTCACCTCCAGATTGCCCTGCGAGCAATGGTATCCCATCCTGAGCGACAAGGCCGGCGACAGTCTGGGCAGGACCtcgggcggcggcggcagtggGTCCAAGGACAAGGAGCAGTTGCCCACGCTGAGGATCAAGTGCCGTTTCCAGAGCACCGACATCCTGCCCATCAATGTGTACGCCAACTTTTTGGCCTACCTCAAGGAGAACTACAAGCGCGTGTGCGAGACCCTGGAGCCGGTGATCGGAGTCAAGGCCAAGGAGGACATTGGACAGGcactggtgctgctgatgcacGCACAGGGATTGGCGGGCGCCTTCCTCACCGATGTGGTGGCCCTCGATCTGCTGCGAGTTGGCGATCAGAGGCTTACGTTCAGGGGCAACTCCTTGGCCACCAAGAGCATGGAGGCATTCCTCAAGCTGACGGGCGAACAGTATCTGCAGGACACACTATCCGCACCCATAAACGAGCTGATTCAGTCGGAGAGGGACTGCGAAGTGGATCCCACCAAGACGAGCGGTTCGTCGGCGGGCTCGCTGCAGCGACAGCAGGCCGCCTTACGCGGCGCGGTccgaggggcgtggcagtgcaTCTTTGAATCGCACAAGCATTTCCCCGCCCAGTTGCGCAACTGCTTTGCCACGTTCCGGGAGCGCTTGCAGCAGCTGGGCCGTCAGGATATGGCCGACAACCTGATCTCGGCGAGCATTTTCCTGCGCTTCCTGTGCCCGGCCATCCTGTCGCCGTCGCTCTTCAACATCACCAGCGAACTGCCGTCCGCACGTGCCACCCGCAATCTCACATTGGTGGCCAAGACACTGCAAACATTGGCCAACTTCACCCGCTTCCAGGGCAAGGAGAACTTTATGGAGTTTCTCAACGATTTCCTCGAGCAGGAGGCCGCTCGTATGCAACAGTTTCTGGAGATTATATCCACGCGGCCGGAGCACCCAGCTCCGGACTCAATCCTCGATTGGGCCGGTTACATCGACCAGGGCAAACAGTTGTCCATACTACACAGTTTGCTCAGCGAAAGCCTGGCCAAGCTGCCGGAGGCCAGGCAGCACGAGCTGGATCCGTTGCAGCACATTCTCGATGAAATCAGCCGAGCCAAAGAGCATGGCATGGGCACAGCACTGCCGGGTGGATATTTGCCGGCCACCTCGTCCACGCACTCGATAGCCAGCGAGAATCAGGAGAATCGCAACCCGGGATCATCGGGCTCGCACACCGGCTCCAACTCGGAGCAGTTACTGCCACAACAAAGCCAGTTGGCCCAGCCGCAGCATGCGATTGTTAGTAAACCATTGTCTGCGGAGCGCGGAATCATGCGAGGAGTACTTACGCCGAATTCTCTGGAGAAGAATATCTTTAGGTACAATGATCCCACGGTTAATGGcttactgcagcagcagcaacaacagcagcagcagcaacagcagcagcagcaacatcagcagctgcaacagcatggccaccagcaacagccgcaCCACCAGCATCCACTCCAGATGCTCTCCAATTCACAAACCTCCATTGCCGGCAACCAATATATGAGTTCGCCGGGAGGCCTGCAGCATGCCCAATCGCAGACCTCGATGGCATCCTCATCGCTAAAtgggagcagcagcaatttgCTGCACGGCCACCAGCAGCATGCCCATCAcccgcagcagctgcatccACATCACTGCCCGCCGGCGCCACAGACCAGTGCCTCCAGCACCATGGAGCGCATGGATCGCATGAACTATCCGTATATGTCGCATAATGGCAATGACTACGAGACCAGCACGCCTTCGAGCACTCGCTCCAGGACACTGCCACGGAATGGAAATCCCAATGCCAATGGCAATgtgggcagcagcaacaataaccaGAGCGGCAGCTACGATGACATGCACGGGGAGTTCCAAATCCAGATCTCTGGGTTCGATACGAGCAGTGCTTTTGTCTGCAAGTCGCCCACACCCATGATGAAATCCAGTTTGGGACCAGCGGGGGCCGGACGAAGCCATCACAAACTGAATTTGGGAATACCCGATCACTCAGGTGGCTATGTGCGGGGTAACAATATGAATCCCAACTCGAATATGCCCAAGAACTTGGAGGATCTGGACGATCTGTTCAAGTACGCCGAGGAGCATGACGTGGCGGAGCCAGCGAACCATCACCATAACAACCAGGGTCAGCAGAACCACCAGGGTCATCTGAAGCCGGCCGCCGTTCCCGGCAAGGAGCAGCTGTCGGCGAAAAGCAGTCACTGCAGCTCTGGCTACCAGAGCATCTCCACAAATCCCTCGCCCTCGCAGTCCTCCAGTCCCGTGGAGAGCCAGCTGAAGGCCGCGATGGGCAGTCACAATGCGCCGTTGGCCTTCAAGAATCCCTCCTATCAGCTTCAGCCCCAAACTGGCTCGTCCAGATCATCGGCACAGGGTAATccacaccagcagcagcaacaacaacagtttGGCAGCCGCTTGAAACCAATTGGAGGTGGACTGGTGGCCGCGAGGGCGGCTTTCCTCAACAGTGGCGGAGCCTTGGAGGCGGCCACTTTGACGCCCAGCTCCTCGGACGAACAGCTGTCGGCGGATAATTACTTCAGTTATgcagcggctgcagctgctggagcaggTATTGCGACCAAATTGGAGGCTCAACGCTCGCTCAGCGGCGGCAGTAGCTCCTCCACCTCAGCATCTGCGTCCACCTCGAATCTGGGCAAGAGCGGCGGTTCATCCGCCTACGGGCGGCTGAATGGGCCGCTTAAGCGCGAGGATGTCTACGGCAGTGGCTACGGCGGCAGCAGTGGAAATGTGGGCTATGGCTTGTCCACTTCCAGTGCCGCGGGACACCATCAACAtccccaccagcagcagcagaatccgatgcagcagcagcagcagagggaACGGGATCAGGAACTAAAGCAGTATGCCGGCAGTGTGGCGGGCAGCGTGGGATCGGGCACATCAGCGGCTCAGAGGCGCCTGAGCTTGGACTCGGCGCGCACGCTCTCCGACAGCAGCACGGATACAGAGG GACACTGCAACCAATTGCAGGAGGGCAAGCGACGCAGGCAGTTGCGCAGCAGTggcggcagcggcggaggaggcgccGGTTCTGAGCAGGGACTGGGCAAGAGCTATGACCAGAACGGAGAGATCCAGCTGCTGCAACAGACGCTGGACACGCTCTGCCACACGCTGGACCGGGATGAGGCCGAGCTTCGCGACTCCAGCGACGAGCTGTTCGGCCTGCAGCGCCCGGCGGGCAGCAATGGATCGAACAATCTAAGCCTGCAGTCGGAGTCCACTATGCGCAGCATCATCGACAG TTTCTTTCAATCCTCCTGCAGACTCATCAccatggaggaggagctgcgaCGCGAGCAGCTGAAGATGTCGCTGGCGCTGTCGCACAAGCAGCGCGTGATCGAGGAGCAGGGCCAGCAGATAGCGGCACTGGATGCGGCCAACAGCCGGCTGCTGAGTGCCCTGACCGCCCTGCGCCAGCGGTACGAgacccagcagcagcagcaacagcagcaccaagCACCACCAAAGACCCAGAAGCCACAGTGA